One genomic region from Glaciimonas sp. PAMC28666 encodes:
- a CDS encoding nucleoid-associated protein — translation MEVLQAVAHFLNKSREEKDRKTPSTLRLRETLLPINDKVTTLITTLRQLYNEKSGHGYGVFHENLDVYPFSGQLSGHGTADWNFLHFTKRAMGFLQSKIEDVTFATGGYILFADYVENGEIFLLIASLKNRPGFVFDDALELADQEHIDLDHLHEMARVNLTTWRSGGERYISFAKRRSSGDEFSQYFRKFIGCDEFTESRALTRSLLEALNAYSLAKDDNAEMRVKRRQTVFDYCEEKRDAGDRVSLIALSARLSDDEPEAFLNFLNANSQLGVADDFDPDRRVYASLKRFRGGDKKLTLSFDAELLDNRIIYDSEQGTLLIRNLPIDLKKQLDDR, via the coding sequence ATGGAGGTTCTGCAAGCGGTTGCACATTTTTTGAATAAGTCTCGTGAAGAAAAGGATCGAAAGACTCCTTCAACGCTCCGTTTGAGGGAAACACTGCTACCTATCAACGATAAGGTGACAACGCTAATTACAACCTTACGTCAGTTATACAACGAAAAGTCAGGGCATGGTTATGGCGTCTTTCATGAAAATTTAGATGTTTATCCTTTTAGTGGCCAGCTTAGCGGACATGGGACTGCTGACTGGAATTTCTTACACTTCACAAAAAGAGCTATGGGGTTCTTACAGTCAAAAATTGAGGATGTGACGTTCGCAACGGGCGGGTATATTTTATTTGCCGATTACGTTGAAAATGGTGAAATATTTTTGCTTATTGCCTCGTTGAAAAATAGGCCAGGTTTCGTTTTTGATGATGCTCTCGAACTTGCCGATCAAGAGCATATCGATCTGGATCATCTCCATGAAATGGCGCGGGTGAATTTGACAACCTGGCGCAGTGGCGGTGAGCGCTACATTTCCTTTGCCAAACGGCGCTCTTCTGGCGACGAATTTTCGCAGTATTTTAGAAAATTTATTGGTTGTGATGAGTTCACCGAATCACGAGCTTTGACGAGAAGTTTGCTCGAGGCCTTGAATGCCTACAGTTTAGCGAAAGACGATAATGCAGAAATGCGCGTTAAACGGCGCCAAACAGTATTTGATTATTGTGAGGAAAAACGAGACGCCGGAGATCGAGTAAGTCTCATAGCGCTTTCGGCGCGTCTAAGTGATGACGAGCCGGAGGCATTTTTGAATTTTTTAAATGCTAATAGTCAACTTGGCGTTGCAGATGACTTTGATCCAGACAGAAGAGTTTACGCTAGTCTGAAGCGGTTTAGAGGAGGCGATAAGAAATTGACACTTTCTTTTGATGCAGAACTACTGGATAACAGAATAATTTATGACTCGGAGCAAGGCACGTTATTAATTAGAAATCTTCCAATCGATTTGAAAAAACAATTAGACGATAGATAA
- a CDS encoding type II toxin-antitoxin system MqsA family antitoxin: MKCPSCAAAGLFHDTRDLPYTYKGETTILPLVTGDFCPACDESVLGMDESRRTMQLMLAFNKQINASIVDPGFIADVRKKLHLDQREAAEIFGGGVNAFSRYENGKTKPPLALVKLLRVLDRHPDLLAEVRAT; the protein is encoded by the coding sequence ATGAAATGTCCATCTTGCGCAGCAGCGGGTTTGTTTCATGATACCCGCGATCTGCCATACACTTACAAGGGAGAAACCACTATTCTGCCCTTGGTGACCGGTGATTTTTGCCCTGCCTGCGATGAGTCCGTTTTAGGTATGGATGAATCCCGGCGCACCATGCAACTGATGCTGGCATTTAACAAGCAAATCAATGCCTCTATTGTTGACCCTGGCTTTATCGCGGATGTTCGCAAAAAACTTCACTTGGATCAACGCGAAGCTGCAGAAATTTTCGGCGGTGGTGTCAATGCGTTCTCTCGCTATGAAAACGGCAAAACCAAGCCGCCTTTGGCGCTGGTGAAATTGCTCAGAGTACTTGATCGTCACCCTGACCTGCTGGCCGAGGTTAGAGCGACATAA
- a CDS encoding type II toxin-antitoxin system MqsR family toxin, which produces MEKRTAHCKLSVIKRMIEAGQVRTTKMAREGATGLGFDFDDMIAVIFKLTTADFYKSMTTHADHRIWQDVYRPTTRAGEVYLKLTVIDDVLIVSFKEL; this is translated from the coding sequence ATGGAAAAAAGGACCGCTCACTGCAAGTTATCAGTCATAAAACGCATGATCGAAGCAGGACAGGTACGCACAACAAAAATGGCTCGGGAAGGTGCTACTGGATTGGGGTTTGATTTTGACGACATGATTGCCGTTATATTTAAACTGACAACTGCTGATTTTTATAAAAGTATGACTACACACGCTGACCATCGCATTTGGCAAGATGTATACCGACCGACCACGCGCGCGGGCGAAGTTTATTTAAAATTAACGGTCATTGATGACGTACTCATCGTGTCCTTCAAGGAGCTATGA
- a CDS encoding SDR family NAD(P)-dependent oxidoreductase: MKTPPPVALITGSTSGIGAAIARRLSKEGFSIVLHSRSSAEAGHALAIELGSAVYVQADLADDADRVRLVREAVAVWGRLDVLVNNAGISRIIPHADLAAATPAIWHELYEINVVAPFRLAAEAESALRDAAARGRPGCIVNVSSHAGVRPKGASIPYAATKAALNHVTRLLAVSLAPDIRVNAVAPGLVDTPLTSSWTQAQQLWKERAPMRRAASPEDIAQVVALLVASDYITGEILLSDGGLNLT, from the coding sequence ATGAAAACTCCGCCTCCTGTTGCTCTTATCACTGGCTCGACCTCCGGTATCGGCGCTGCAATCGCCCGCAGACTCTCCAAGGAAGGATTCTCAATCGTCTTACATTCGCGCAGTTCGGCTGAAGCGGGACATGCGTTAGCCATTGAACTCGGCTCGGCAGTTTACGTTCAAGCTGATCTGGCCGACGACGCGGACAGGGTGAGACTCGTCCGCGAAGCTGTTGCTGTATGGGGCCGACTTGACGTTTTAGTCAACAACGCCGGAATCAGCCGCATAATTCCACACGCTGATCTTGCTGCCGCCACACCAGCCATCTGGCATGAGCTATATGAGATCAATGTTGTCGCACCTTTTCGTCTAGCGGCCGAAGCGGAATCTGCGCTCCGTGATGCTGCTGCACGCGGACGTCCTGGCTGCATCGTGAACGTAAGTTCACACGCGGGCGTACGACCAAAGGGGGCTTCCATTCCTTACGCAGCAACGAAGGCCGCGTTAAACCATGTAACCCGATTGCTCGCTGTTTCGCTCGCGCCGGATATCCGGGTGAATGCTGTCGCCCCCGGCCTGGTAGATACGCCTCTTACGTCGAGCTGGACGCAGGCGCAGCAGCTTTGGAAGGAACGAGCACCAATGCGCCGTGCCGCTAGTCCTGAAGATATTGCTCAGGTCGTCGCGTTGCTGGTCGCCTCAGACTATATTACCGGTGAAATTCTGCTCTCGGATGGTGGATTGAATCTCACCTAA
- a CDS encoding GntR family transcriptional regulator encodes MQKLETPTQLMETVYNAILDAICDVRLVPNERITQEGLAEALGVSRQPILQAFHALKREGFITDAGRKGVMVTPLDPQQLIDLYQIRAALDGLAAREAAERMKAQHNPEQQRTGEALITAGRQAIASGLPANLIIADINFHQFIYQASGNRMIAATALIHWNHIRRAMGAILLSDIRPSDRVWDEHQAILDAVIMGNSTQAESLARRHAESAAEHLASVLMSDEYATKRKQA; translated from the coding sequence ATGCAAAAACTTGAGACACCCACCCAGCTGATGGAGACGGTCTACAACGCCATCCTTGATGCCATTTGCGACGTTAGGTTAGTACCAAACGAGCGTATCACTCAAGAGGGATTAGCAGAGGCGTTGGGGGTTTCGCGTCAGCCTATTCTGCAGGCGTTCCACGCGCTCAAGCGCGAAGGCTTCATTACTGATGCGGGGCGCAAGGGAGTGATGGTCACGCCACTTGACCCGCAGCAGTTGATCGATCTTTACCAGATTCGGGCGGCGCTGGACGGCTTGGCTGCGCGCGAGGCTGCTGAGCGCATGAAGGCACAACATAATCCGGAGCAGCAGCGCACCGGAGAGGCCTTGATCACTGCCGGACGGCAGGCGATAGCGAGTGGTCTGCCTGCCAATCTGATAATCGCCGACATTAATTTTCATCAATTTATCTACCAGGCTTCGGGGAACCGCATGATCGCCGCAACCGCCTTAATTCACTGGAATCATATTCGGCGTGCGATGGGGGCCATTTTGCTCAGCGATATCCGTCCCTCAGATCGGGTATGGGATGAGCACCAAGCGATTCTGGATGCCGTAATCATGGGAAATTCAACGCAGGCCGAGTCGCTCGCAAGGCGCCATGCAGAAAGCGCTGCGGAGCATTTGGCCAGTGTATTAATGAGCGACGAGTACGCAACAAAACGCAAGCAAGCCTAA
- a CDS encoding phytanoyl-CoA dioxygenase family protein yields MKLSPRQLHDFDELGYIFLPDCFPQEAVELLQREAVTIFNEHREEIWREKSGAPRTAFACHTYNEACALVASDSRLVEPLQQLFGEQVYIHQFKINAKAAFTGDVWQWHQDFPTWHADDGMPEARAMNIAIFLDEVMPINGPLMLVPRSHKSGALKSDHDKGTTSYPLWTLDNETVTKLVEENGIVAPTGKPGGVLMFHANMVHGSAGNITPYPRKIVYLTLSAVSNAIQNPTRPNFIAHREFTPVVSANVDALVDYARAQNALA; encoded by the coding sequence ATGAAACTTTCTCCTCGGCAATTGCATGATTTCGACGAACTCGGCTATATATTTCTGCCTGATTGTTTTCCCCAAGAAGCGGTGGAATTGTTGCAGCGCGAGGCAGTTACTATCTTCAACGAACATCGGGAAGAAATCTGGCGCGAAAAAAGCGGCGCACCGCGTACAGCTTTCGCCTGTCATACATACAACGAAGCGTGCGCACTGGTGGCATCGGATTCTCGCCTGGTTGAGCCGCTACAGCAGTTGTTTGGCGAGCAAGTTTACATCCACCAATTTAAGATCAATGCGAAAGCCGCATTCACCGGTGATGTGTGGCAGTGGCATCAGGACTTTCCCACTTGGCATGCCGACGATGGCATGCCTGAAGCGCGCGCGATGAACATTGCGATATTCCTTGATGAAGTGATGCCGATAAATGGTCCGTTAATGCTGGTGCCACGCAGTCATAAATCGGGTGCGCTCAAATCGGACCATGATAAGGGTACAACTTCCTATCCATTATGGACTTTGGACAACGAGACGGTCACTAAGCTAGTGGAAGAAAACGGTATCGTGGCCCCAACCGGCAAGCCAGGAGGTGTGTTGATGTTCCATGCCAATATGGTGCACGGATCGGCCGGTAATATCACGCCTTACCCACGAAAAATCGTTTATCTGACGCTTTCGGCAGTGTCCAACGCCATCCAGAATCCAACGCGCCCCAACTTTATTGCACATCGCGAGTTCACACCGGTCGTATCGGCAAATGTTGATGCATTGGTAGATTATGCACGCGCCCAAAACGCTTTGGCATAA
- a CDS encoding SDR family NAD(P)-dependent oxidoreductase has translation MNPQMTDKVVLVTGAGSVGEGWGNGKAAAVLYAREGAKILAVDRNPEAAEETRRIIESEGGVCFTVAADVAKTTDVAQMVQACMDHFGRIDVLHNNVGIAEIGGPVEASEESWNRVIAVNQTSVFLTCKHVLPHMEKQRSGAIVNIASVAAIRWIGFPYAAYSASKAAIIALTKNVAMQYAPYGIRANCILPGLMDTPMIREPLKAAYGGDIEAMREQRHQQSPMARMGDAWDVAHAALFLASDNARYITGVDLVVDGGLTLKCV, from the coding sequence ATGAACCCACAGATGACAGACAAAGTAGTTCTCGTCACCGGCGCAGGCTCGGTAGGCGAGGGCTGGGGCAACGGCAAGGCCGCCGCCGTCTTGTACGCACGCGAAGGTGCAAAAATCCTGGCGGTCGACCGCAATCCTGAGGCCGCAGAGGAAACCCGCCGCATCATTGAAAGCGAGGGGGGCGTTTGCTTCACCGTCGCAGCCGACGTGGCTAAAACTACTGATGTGGCCCAAATGGTGCAGGCATGCATGGATCATTTCGGTCGTATCGACGTTCTGCACAACAATGTCGGTATCGCCGAAATCGGCGGCCCGGTTGAGGCTAGTGAAGAAAGCTGGAACCGCGTCATTGCTGTCAATCAGACCAGTGTGTTTTTAACTTGTAAACACGTGCTGCCGCATATGGAAAAACAAAGAAGCGGTGCGATCGTCAACATCGCCTCAGTTGCCGCTATCCGCTGGATCGGTTTTCCGTACGCAGCGTATTCGGCTAGCAAGGCCGCGATCATCGCCCTGACGAAGAACGTCGCTATGCAATATGCACCTTACGGCATTCGGGCAAATTGCATATTGCCCGGTCTGATGGATACACCGATGATTCGCGAACCCTTGAAGGCGGCCTATGGCGGCGATATCGAGGCTATGCGCGAGCAGCGTCATCAGCAATCTCCGATGGCGCGCATGGGCGACGCCTGGGATGTTGCGCATGCGGCCCTGTTCCTGGCCTCCGACAATGCGCGCTATATCACCGGGGTTGATCTGGTGGTTGACGGCGGACTAACGCTCAAGTGCGTGTGA
- a CDS encoding IclR family transcriptional regulator → MIIPVQGAQAVTRALHVLRAVARTRVIGITLAQLVRETKLNKPTAHRLLLALIAEGMVEQEPDSLRYFVGHECYALGGVANERFGYGRIASDGVARLAQLSGDSAFFSIRSDVFAACVLREDGDYPLKTHVLQPGTRHPLGVGAGSLAILAALNDVEIERCLAVNADVLAIKHPQCSAAMLRELVDITRERGYSINEGLIASGSWGLGAAVYSPKGDVVGAFSIAAVEAHLQKARQQELAPYVIAEARLLEAHLKRLETVRPDNIEARGRTSM, encoded by the coding sequence ATGATTATTCCCGTTCAAGGCGCACAAGCGGTGACCCGGGCGTTGCATGTACTCCGCGCTGTAGCACGTACGCGTGTAATTGGAATTACCCTTGCCCAACTGGTGCGCGAGACCAAGCTGAATAAGCCGACCGCGCATCGACTCCTGCTGGCGCTGATTGCGGAGGGCATGGTCGAACAGGAGCCAGATTCCCTTCGCTATTTTGTTGGACACGAATGCTACGCTCTCGGCGGTGTCGCAAATGAACGTTTTGGCTATGGCAGGATCGCTTCCGATGGCGTTGCACGGCTGGCGCAACTTTCCGGCGACTCGGCCTTCTTTTCAATTCGTAGTGATGTATTTGCCGCCTGCGTTTTGCGTGAAGATGGCGATTACCCGCTAAAAACCCACGTGCTTCAACCTGGCACCCGGCATCCTTTGGGCGTCGGCGCTGGTAGCCTGGCCATACTGGCTGCGCTTAACGACGTGGAAATCGAGCGCTGTCTGGCGGTAAATGCCGACGTGCTGGCAATCAAGCATCCGCAATGTTCGGCTGCAATGCTACGTGAATTAGTGGACATAACACGGGAGCGTGGTTACTCGATCAACGAGGGGCTGATTGCCTCAGGCTCCTGGGGTCTGGGTGCAGCTGTGTACTCACCTAAGGGCGACGTCGTCGGTGCATTCAGCATCGCAGCGGTAGAGGCCCACTTGCAGAAAGCACGCCAACAAGAGTTGGCGCCTTATGTCATCGCCGAAGCAAGGCTTCTCGAAGCGCACCTGAAACGATTGGAGACTGTGCGCCCGGATAATATCGAAGCCAGAGGCCGTACATCAATGTAA